The Equus przewalskii isolate Varuska chromosome 5, EquPr2, whole genome shotgun sequence genome window below encodes:
- the BHLHE41 gene encoding class E basic helix-loop-helix protein 41 — translation MVRSARELGAGLAGDARALWPNTARSESKLPAQWGRRECACVCVRVCARGRARWEGGTNCFTLSTLHWRERERETGDAQIPPRSPKATVPQIIEQNPKNRNRGNGQRLNMDEGIPHLQERQLLEHRDFIGLDYSSLYMCKPKRSMKRDDSKDTYKLPHRLIEKKRRDRINECIAQLKDLLPEHLKLTTLGHLEKAVVLELTLKHLKALTALTEQQHQKIIALQNGERSLKSPIQSDLDAFHSGFQTCAKEVLQYLSRFESWTPREPRCVQLINHLHAVATQFLPTPQLLTQQVPLSKSTGAPSAAAPAAAPCLERAGQKLEPLAHCVPVIQRTQPSAELAAENDTDTDSGYGGEAEARPDREKSKGAGASRITIKQEPPGEDSPAPKRMKLDSRGGPGGGAAAAAAALLGPDPAAAAALLRPDAALLSSLVAFGGGGGAPFAQPAAAAAPFCLPFYFLSPSAAAAYVQPFLDKSGLEKYLYPAAAAAPFPLLYPGIPAPAAAAAAAAAAAAAAAFPCLSSVLSPPPEKASAAAAATLLPHEVAPPGALHPPHPHGRTHLPFAGPREPGNPESSAQEDPSQPGKETP, via the exons ATGGTACGTTCCGCACGTGAGCTGGGTGCTGGTCTGGCCGGCGACGCGCGTGCCCTGTGGCCAAACACTGCCCGGAGTGAGAGCAAACTACCAGCGCAGTGGGGCCGGCGCgagtgtgcgtgcgtgtgtgtgcgtgtgtgtgcgagAGGGCGAGCGCGGTGGGAGGGGGGGACCAACTGCTTCACACTTTCAACACtgcactggagagagagagagagagagactggagacGCACAGATCCCCCCAAGATCTCCAAAAGCTACCGTCCCACAGATTATAGAACAGAACCCCAAAAATCGAAACAGAGGAAACGGACAGCGGTTGAACATGGACGAAGGAATTCCTCATTTGCAAGAGAGACAGTTACTGGAACATAGAGATTTTATAGG ACTGGACTATTCTTCTTTATATATGTGTAAACCCAAAAGGAGCATGAAGCGAGACGACAGCAAG GATACCTACAAATTACCGCACAgattaatagaaaagaaaagaagagaccgAATTAATGAATGTATTGCTCAGCTGAAAGATTTACTGCCTGAACATCTGAAGTTGACA ACTCTGGGGCATCTGGAGAAAGCCGTAGTCTTGGAATTAACTTTGAAACACTTAAAAGCTTTAACAGCCTTAACCGAGCAGCAGCATCAGAAGATAATTGCTTTACAGAATG GGGAGCGATCTCTGAAATCGCCCATTCAGTCCGACTTGGATGCGTTCCACTCGGGATTTCAAACATGCGCCAAAGAAGTCTTGCAATACCTCTCCCGGTTTGAGAGCTGGACGCCCAGGGAGCCGCGGTGTGTCCAGCTGATCAACCACTTGCACGCCGTGGCCACCCAGTTCTTGCCCACTCCCCAGCTGTTGACTCAACAGGTCCCTCTGAGCAAAAGCACCGGCGCGCCCTCGGCCGCCGCCCCCGCGGCCGCCCCCTGCCTGGAGCGCGCGGGCCAGAAGCTGGAGCCCCTCGCCCACTGCGTGCCGGTCATCCAGCGGACTCAGCCCAGCGCCGAGCTCGCCGCCGAGAACGACACGGACACCGACAGCGGCTACGGTGGCGAGGCCGAGGCCCGGCCGGACCGTGAGAAGAGCAAAGGCGCGGGGGCGAGCCGCATCACCATCAAGCAGGAGCCCCCCGGGGAAGACTCGCCGGCGCCCAAAAGGATGAAGCTGGATTCCCGCGGCGGCCCGGggggcggcgcggcggcggcagcagccgCGCTTCTGGGGCCCGACCCGGCAGCCGCGGCCGCGCTGCTGCGACCCGACGCCGCCCTGCTCAGCTCCCTGGTGGCGTTCGGCGGAGGCGGGGGCGCGCCCTTTGCGCagcccgcggccgccgccgccccgtTCTGCTTGCCCTTCTACTTCCTCTCGCCGTCGGCGGCCGCCGCCTACGTGCAGCCCTTCCTGGACAAGAGCGGCCTGGAGAAGTACCTGTACCCGGCGGCGGCCGCCGCCCCGTTCCCGCTGCTCTACCCTGGCATCCCCGCCCCGGCCGCCGCTGCCGcggccgccgctgccgccgccgcggccgccgccttCCCCTGCTTGTCCTCGGTATTGTCGCCCCCGCCCGAGAAAGcgagcgccgccgccgccgcgaccCTCCTGCCACACGAGGTGGCGCCCCCTGGGGCGCTGCACCCCCCGCACCCGCACGGCCGCACCCACCTGCCTTTTGCCGGCCCTCGTGAGCCCGGGAATCCGGAGAGCTCTGCTCAGGAAGATCCCTCGCAGCCAGGAAAGGAGACCCCCTGA